From a single Arachis hypogaea cultivar Tifrunner chromosome 3, arahy.Tifrunner.gnm2.J5K5, whole genome shotgun sequence genomic region:
- the LOC112734623 gene encoding pentatricopeptide repeat-containing protein At2g41080-like, with amino-acid sequence MGRFRLPRTCFSFSVPTVFQNSVFHLSTVTFKIHLEDGNFSDAKEQFATLCSNGRIREAFHSFVSYIWSEPRLFSNLIQACIPTKSVSLGKQLHSLIITSGCSSDKFVSNHLLNLYSKFGELRAAVLLFDRMPCRNIMSCNIMIKAHLEMGSFESAKKLFDEMPERNVATWNAMVTGLAKFEMNEESLFLFSRMNELGFMPDEYSLGSVLRGCAHLTALFAGQQIHAYIMKSGFEFNLVVTCSLAHMYIKAGSLSDGETLIRLMPNYNVVAWNTLMSGKAQNGCFEGVLDQYCMMKKAGFRPDKITFVTVISSCSELATLGQGKQIHAEAIKAGASSIVDVVSSLVSMYSRCGSLQDSMKAFSEGKQRDIVLWSSMISAYGFHGRGEEAIKLFDEMEQENLPGNEVTFLSLLYACCHCGLKDKGLDFFELMVQKYGLKARLEHYNCVVDLLGRSGCLDDAEAVIRSMPMKPDAIIWKTLLSACKIHKNAEMAKRVAEEVLRINPQDSASYILLANIHASANRWQDVSEVRKAMRGKMLKKEPGISWVEIKNQVHQFCLDDKSHPQSAEINRYLEELTSEMKMRGYVPDTSSVMHDMDNEEKEYNLAHHSEKMAIAFALMNCPEGMPIRVMKNLRVCSDCHVAIKYISEIKNLEIIVRDASRFHHFKDGTCSCGDYW; translated from the coding sequence ATGGGCAGGTTTCGTCTTCCTCGTACGTGCTTCTCGTTTTCTGTGCCTACCGTTTTTCAAAATTCCGTCTTTCACTTGTCCACAGTTACCTTCAAAATCCACTTGGAAGATGGAAACTTTTCAGATGCCAAAGAACAATTTGCAACCTTGTGCTCCAACGGGCGTATCAGAGAAGCGTTTCACAGCTTTGTTTCTTATATATGGTCTGAACCCCGTTTGTTCTCAAATCTCATCCAAGCATGCATTCCCACAAAGTCTGTTTCTTTGGGGAAGCAGCTTCATTCTTTGATTATTACTTCTGGCTGTTCCTCCGACAAGTTTGTTTCCAACCATCTCCTCAACCTGTATTCGAAATTTGGGGAGCTCCGAGCTGCAGTCTTACTGTTTGATAGAATGCCTTGTAGGAACATCATGTCGTGTAACATCATGATCAAAGCCCATCTTGAAATGGGTAGTTTTGAGAGTGCCAAGAaactgtttgatgaaatgcccgAGAGGAATGTTGCTACTTGGAATGCAATGGTCACGGGGTTGGCCAAGTTTGAAATGAATGAGGAGTCTTTGTTCTTGTTTTCACGGATGAATGAGTTGGGTTTCATGCCGGATGAGTACTCGCTGGGTAGTGTGCTCAGGGGATGTGCACACCTCACAGCTTTGTTTGCAGGCCAACAGATTCATGCTTATATTATGAAAAGTGGGTTTGAGTttaatttggttgtcacatgCTCTTTAGCTCACATGTACATCAAAGCTGGAAGCTTGAGTGATGGAGAGACATTGATCAGATTGATGCCAAATTATAATGTGGTTGCTTGGAATACACTTATGTCTGGGAAAGCTCAAAATGGGTGTTTCGAAGGAGTTTTAGATCAATACTGTATGATGAAAAAGGCAGGTTTCAGACCAGATAAGATTACTTTTGTGACTGTGATCAGTTCATGTTCGGAGTTAGCCACACTTGGTCAAGGGAAGCAAATACATGCCGAAGCAATCAAAGCAGGAGCTAGTTCTATAGTTGATGTAGTTAGCTCATTAGTTAGTATGTATTCAAGATGTGGATCCTTGCAAGACTCTATGAAAGCTTTTTCAGAAGGCAAACAGCGAGATATTGTATTGTGGAGCTCAATGATTTCTGCTTATGGGTTTCATGGTCGAGGGGAAGAAGCTATAAAACTCTTTGATGAGATGGAACAGGAAAATTTGCCAGGAAATGAAGTTACATTTTTGAGCTTGTTATATGCATGTTGTCATTGTGGATTGAAGGACAAAGGGCTTGATTTCTTTGAGTTGATGGTACAAAAGTATGGGCTCAAGGCTAGACTAGAACACTATAATTGTGTCGTTGACCTACTAGGTAGGTCTGGTTGTTTGGACGATGCAGAGGCTGTGATACGTTCCATGCCTATGAAACCAGATGCAATTATATGGAAAACACTCTTATCTGCATGTAAGATCCACAAGAATGCAGAAATGGCAAAACGGGTTGCTGAAGAAGTTCTTAGGATCAATCCTCAAGATTCAGCATCATATATTCTACTTGCCAATATTCATGCTTCTGCTAATAGGTGGCAGGATGTTTCTGAGGTGAGGAAGGCTATGAGAGGCAAGATGTTGAAGAAAGAACCAGGCATAAGTTGGGTAGAAATAAAGAATCAGGTTCACCAGTTCTGTTTGGATGATAAATCCCACCCACAATCTGCGGAGATAAATCGGTATCTGGAAGAACTAACTTCAGAAATGAAGATGCGCGGCTATGTCCCGGATACTAGCTCTGTAATGCATGACATGGACAATGAGGAGAAAGAATACAACTTGGCACACCACAGTGAGAAGATGGCAATTGCTTTTGCTTTGATGAATTGTCCAGAGGGAATGCCAATAAGGGTGATGAAGAACTTGCGCGTTTGTAGTGATTGCCATGTTGCCATTAAGTACATATCGGAGATAAAAAATTTGGAAATTATAGTGCGAGATGCTAGCAGGTTTCACCATTTCAAAGATGGTACATGTTCTTGTGGAGATTATTGGTAA